Genomic segment of Prochlorothrix hollandica PCC 9006 = CALU 1027:
CGGAGCCAATGCGGCGGAGGTTATACTCCGTCAAGTCCTGTCCAGCATAGGACTCCACCAGATCATCAAACATCCGGTAGACCAGGTTTAGGGTTTCCTCTGTCCACACAAATTCATTGTCCGGATCCACATCTAAGGTTAGGACGTTGGTACTGGGTACGAGGTCATTGTTTTTAACCTCAGCCGTAAAAATGCGAATGTGGCGGGTTGTGCATTTGAGCAACATAGGAGAGTGCTTAAGTCCAATAGGGTGGGATTGCAAAACTGAACCCATTGTAGTGGGGTGGGGAAACCTATCCAAGGGCTAACTTGGGAGGCTTGGGATCGAGCCAGGGCAATCTTGGATA
This window contains:
- the ndhM gene encoding NAD(P)H-quinone oxidoreductase subunit M → MLLKCTTRHIRIFTAEVKNNDLVPSTNVLTLDVDPDNEFVWTEETLNLVYRMFDDLVESYAGQDLTEYNLRRIGSDLEHFIRSLLQRGSIAYNLKGRVQNYSMGLPQVAPQE